The Leptospira mtsangambouensis genomic sequence ATCCTTCTTGTAGATCCAAAAATCACAGATGACCCTTGTGATGCAGAAAGAAAACGGGCAACTGCCAATCGCGAAATTGTGGATGTATTTGCTTATATGGAATCTCATCCGGAAGCCATAAGGCTTATCGAAGATTCTTATCACTCTACAATTTCTATGCATGAATCAGTACATCATATCTTTAAGGCCTATAAAGAAACAGGAGCTACTGAAGATTTAAAAACTGCCTGTTATTTAACGGAAGCACTTTTGAAATATGAACCTACCATCGCAGGTCTTACCTATTTCAGAGACTATGTAATTTATAATTTAAATTTTTTCATTCGCACTCTGAATCGATTGAAGATAGAGTTTGCTTTGGAAGATGCCACTGTATCTCTACTCATCAAACGTAGGAATGAACTTTGGGAATTGGAAAATCGTGAAGAAGATGAAGACTTCGATTTACTTGCTGCTCTTTTTTTTGAACAGGCCTTTCCGAACCGTGGTGCGGGTGAACTTTCCAGTGACGATATGTTACTTTTTGAATGATGAGTTTTAAACTTCGTTATAAAAACCAATGAAATAAATCCAAAAGATTCTCGGCTTCTGGGGATGAAACTTCATTTTTGATGATGTTGGTTTCTGTGAGTTGCATGGTAATGGGAATTTTTTTTTCTTGGAACGTAAAACTTAACTTCGAAACTGATTTTGTTTTTTCTTTCCATTTGGTTTGGGTTTTAGCCTCTTCTTCCAAAGGAAAACTATGGATCAGGACATTCCAAAAATCTTGTTTGGAAACTAATACTTCTGAGATATTTCCTATTCCAGTTTTTAGATCCCTATAAAGATGTTCCTTCATAAAGTCTTTGATCCCGATGGATAAAAACTGTTTTTCTCTTTTTAGTTTTGTAAGACCTGGTACCGTAATGTGTGGATCAATTACATCCCAATCCAAAATTAAAAAATGGCAAGGCCCTGTTTGGATCCTTTTGAGAAGAAATTCTAAATTTCCCTCTGCATAAACTGTATGTCCCAAGGTTTTTAAAAATACTGACAGATGTTTGTCTAGATTTTGGTCCTTTGTGTAAATGACCCAAGTCAATTTTGACATAGGTAAGGTTTTACATGGCAAAGTATGGATTTCTGTGAATGGTTTTTCCCATAACAAAGAAACTCCGTTGTTTTTATAATTTTCTTTTTCTTCTTTTGTAAAACTACCGCATAAGATTGGTTCGATGCTCCAATCCAATAATTCTTTTGCAATTTCAGGACTTGGTTTTGAAAAAAGGCGAATGGAGTCTGGATGGTCTTTCCAAGTTTTCTGTGTACATTCTTTTATGACGAACCCTTGTACTTGTAACCATGTTACGATTAGGTTTTTTTCTGCGTCGGGAAGTTGTGTCAAAACAGCACCGAATAGATTGTCCATTACGATTGTATTTTAGTTGACCCCCTAGGCTTGAAAGTCATTTTAAAAAGCATCTCCGATGAAGCTCCTTAAGCGATACGCAAACCGAAGACTTTATGATCCAGAAACTAGCTCCACCATCACACTTGAGGATGTGGCGAAGATGATCATCGGAGGAGAAGAAATCAAAGTCCAAGACAATATGACAGGAGAGGACATCACTCCCAAAATTTTGGGACAAACCTTTCTGAAGGTGAGTCTCGGACAAAGGAACGAAGACTTTTCCAACTTTATGTTGACCTCTCTCATCCGGGAAACGGGACGAGATGTTTCAGGTCTCTTTGAGCGATTGATCCTTGGGGGCATTGGAGCTAACTACCTCACTTCGGAACGTCTGGAAAAAATTGTAAATTCCATGGTTGAACTTGGCGAACTCAAAGAAGCAGACTTTAGCCACTACCGAGAAGATCTTTTGCGCAAAATGGCATCTCGGGCCAGCGAAAAGAAGGAACAAATCCAAAGGGATCTGGAAAAATTCAGCCAATCCATTTTGGAAGAAGACAAAGCTACACTTGGCGATCTTTCCGAAAAATTAAAGGAAGTGGCAGAAAAATTGAAGGAAAATTAACGAAAAACGATAAGAATTTCCGTCCCTACTTAGAGGCGGTTTAGAATGATTCGAAAGGTTTTTTTGTTACTTTGTTTTCTCTTTGTATCTGTCAGTTTATTGGCAGATACAGACGAACGTTTTTTTGAAATCCAACGTGCCAGACTTTCTTCTTCCGATGTATTTGAAATTCGTGATGCCATTGACAAACTTACCTTTGTTAAATCAGGCCAAGGGATTCGAGATATTATTTCTGCGATGGAAGGTTCTCCCCATTTTCCTTCAAGCCCTGGAAATGCTCCTGCAGTTAAATTTTATGCAGCACAAGCACTCGGTAAAAAAGGGGACAAAATCGCTGTTTCGTATTTAATCAAAACTTACCAAAAAGAATCTGCGAATATTCCAGAACATAACCCACCGAAACGAAGAACATTAAAAGATGGTGT encodes the following:
- a CDS encoding polyhydroxyalkanoate synthesis regulator DNA-binding domain-containing protein; translation: MKLLKRYANRRLYDPETSSTITLEDVAKMIIGGEEIKVQDNMTGEDITPKILGQTFLKVSLGQRNEDFSNFMLTSLIRETGRDVSGLFERLILGGIGANYLTSERLEKIVNSMVELGELKEADFSHYREDLLRKMASRASEKKEQIQRDLEKFSQSILEEDKATLGDLSEKLKEVAEKLKEN